The nucleotide window GCGAGTGGAGTGTGCCCATCACCCGTGCTCCGAGTCGGTCAAACCATCGACCCACTTGTGGAAGAAACAAACCCGCCAGCACGGTACCGATGAGGTAAGCCGTACTGATGGAACTGAGACTCAAGCCCAACTCTTTGGATAAGATGGGAGTGAAGACACTGAATCCCATGGTCTGTCCGGGAATGCTGGCCACGATGCCGAGACTGGAGACGACCAAAATCCACCACCCGTAAAAAATGGGAAGACGGGCGGGATGAAAGGGAAATGTGGAGTGAAACAAGGCTCGCATCGTTTCAAGCATGATGCATCCTAGTGACTGGTGCGACGGTTATCTTGCAACAATCCCGTCAAAAGCATTGAAAAAGAAGTCCGCATCACCTATCGGATGGAGCATGAGCGATGACGAAATTTTGGGCTTTCAAAACAAACCGGTTACCGGATTGAAAGCACCAAAACCGATGCTCGAGGTGCGTAATCTGACGCGCAAGTTTCAGACTCCCGGGGGGGAGCTTACTGTGCTCGAGGACGTGAGCTTCTCGGTCCTTCCGGGGAAATCCATCGCGATTGTCGGCCCTTCTGGCAGTGGAAAAACCACGCTGATGGGCCTTTGCGCAGGGTTGGATCTTCCCACCTCGGGGGAAGTTTGGTTTGACGGGCAGTCCCTGGGTGCGATGTCGGAGCGTGATCGGGCAGAGATGCGCAACCGCAAGGTGGGATTTGTGTTTCAGAATTTTCAACTGATCCCGCATCTGACTGCACTCGAGAATGTGATGATCCCGATCGACCTGCGCGGCGAGCGCAGTGCACGCAATGATGCCAAAGGCTGGTTGGAGCGCCTGGGACTCGAAAAGCGCATGCACAGCTTGCCGGGTGAACTTTCTGGCGGGGAGTTGCAGCGCGTGGCGCTTGCCCGTGCATTCATCGGGCGTCCCCGAGTGATTTTTGCCGATGAACCTACGGGCAATCTGGACGATATCACCAGTGAATACATCATTGAGGAATTGTTTCGCACCAATCGCAATGCGGGAACAACGCTCATGATCGTGACACATGATTTTTCAATCGCATCAAAGACGGACCGCATCCTGCGACTGCGTCAGGGTCACCTGGCGGGGTGATTGAAGGAGATTGCAGATTGCCATGAAATGGTTCCTCAAGACGGCCTTTCGCGAAGCGAGACACACGCGGATCCGGGGCATCATCATGCTGTTTTCCATGGTGTTTGGACTGACGGTCCTGGTATCGTTCAGCGCGCTCAAGCAGGGCTTTCAGGAGAGCTTTTATGGGATTGCCACAGTGTTGACCGGGGGAGACCTGCGCGTGGAAATCGAAGGCAGGCCAACCGAGCGCTTCCGTCACCTGCTGCCTCGACTGGGAGATGAGCGGGAGGCGTATGGCTTTGTTTACGCTGCCCATGACAACGGGGAGGTGAGGAGTGACCTGCGCTACTGGGTCGTGGACCTGAATCCGCGTCCGCTGAC belongs to Puniceicoccaceae bacterium and includes:
- a CDS encoding ABC transporter ATP-binding protein, whose translation is MLEVRNLTRKFQTPGGELTVLEDVSFSVLPGKSIAIVGPSGSGKTTLMGLCAGLDLPTSGEVWFDGQSLGAMSERDRAEMRNRKVGFVFQNFQLIPHLTALENVMIPIDLRGERSARNDAKGWLERLGLEKRMHSLPGELSGGELQRVALARAFIGRPRVIFADEPTGNLDDITSEYIIEELFRTNRNAGTTLMIVTHDFSIASKTDRILRLRQGHLAG